A window from Citrus sinensis cultivar Valencia sweet orange chromosome 3, DVS_A1.0, whole genome shotgun sequence encodes these proteins:
- the LOC102609300 gene encoding BTB/POZ domain-containing protein At1g03010 isoform X2: protein MSSSAGLQVFSRSSFMVPKLLAFTKMPISDVSSDLTIEVGASSFALHKFPLVSRSGRIRKLLLEAKDSKVSRVNLSAVPGGAEAFELAAKFCYGINVELTLSNVATIRCVAHFLEMTEDFAEKNLEARAEAYLKEMVFPNTSNSISVLKCCESLLPLSEEISLVNRLINAIANNACKEQLTSGLLKLDHTFPAKTAQNIEPETPSDWWGKSLAVLNLDFFQRVLSAVKSKGLKQDMISKILINYAHNSLQGLVVRDPQLVKGSLLDLELQKKQRVIVEAIVGLLPTQSRKSPVPMAFLSSLLKTAIAASATTSCRSDLERRIGLQLDQAILEDILIPANSHGSNHSTLYDTDSILRIFSIFLNLDEDDDEDSHMRDESEMIYDFDSPGSPKQSSILKVSKLLDNFLAEVALDSNLMPSKFIALAELLPDHARIVSDGLYRAADIFLKVHPNIKDSERYRLCKTIDCQKLSQEACSHAAQNERLPVQMAVQVLYFEQIRLRNAMSGGHNQFFFGAINGQFPQRSSSGAGSGAISPRDNYASVRRENRELKLEVARMRMRLTDLEKDHVSMKQELVRSHPANKLFKSLAKKLSKLNALFRINGIKPIGGKASSENRFVFQKRWRHSVS, encoded by the exons ATGAGTTCAAGCGCGGGTTTGCAGGTCTTTAGCAGAAGCTCTTTCATGGTCCCTAAATTATTAGCATTTACAAAAAT GCCAATTTCTGATGTCTCTAGTGACCTTACCATCGAAGTAGGAGCATCGAGCTTTGCACTTCACAAG TTTCCACTAGTGTCACGAAGTGGAAGAATTAGGAAATTGTTGCTTGAAGCAAAAGATTCAAAAGTTTCACGAGTTAATCTCTCAGCTGTTCCGGGCGGAGCAGAGGCATTCGAGCTTGCTGCGAAGTTCTGTTATGGAATAAATGTCGAGCTTACACTGTCAAATGTTGCAACGATACGCTGTGTAGCCCATTTCCTTGAAATGACAGAAGACTTCGCGGAGAAAAACCTAGAGGCTCGAGCTGAAGCTTATCTAAAGGAGATGGTGTTCCCTAATACATCAAACTCAATATCCGTTCTCAAATGTTGCGAAAGCCTCTTGCCTCTGTCTGAAGAGATTAGCCTAGTTAACAGGCTTATCAATGCAATTGCAAATAATGCTTGCAAAGAGCAGCTCACCTCTGGCTTGTTAAAGCTAGACCATACCTTCCCAGCAAAAACTGCACAAAATATTGAGCCAGAAACACCTTCGGATTGGTGGGGAAAGTCTCTTGCAGTGCTGAATCTTGATTTCTTCCAACGAGTTCTATCTGCTGTAAAATCAAAGGGTCTAAAACAGGACATGATCagcaaaattttgataaactATGCACATAATTCTCTTCAAGGTCTTGTTGTCAGAGACCCTCAATTGGTGAAGGGAAGTCTCTTGGATTTGGAGTTGCAGAAGAAACAGAGGGTCATTGTTGAAGCTATAGTTGGGTTACTACCAACACAGTCAAGGAAGAGTCCAGTCCCAATGGCATTTCTTTCCAGTTTGTTAAAAACCGCAATAGCAGCATCAGCAACCACTTCTTGCAGATCTGATCTAGAGAGGCGTATTGGTCTTCAGCTGGACCAGGCAATTCTTGAAGACATCCTCATACCGGCAAACTCACACGGGAGCAACCACAGCACACTGTATGATACAGATTCAATCTTAAGGATCTTCTCAATATTCTTGAACTTAGATGAGGATGACGATGAGGATAGTCACATGAGAGATGAAAGTGAAATGATTTATGATTTTGACAGCCCTGGATCTCCCAAGCAAAGTTCAATTCTGAAGGTATCAAAGTTGTTGGACAATTTTCTAGCGGAAGTTGCACTAGACTCAAACTTAATGCCATCAAAGTTCATAGCGCTGGCCGAATTACTTCCAGACCACGCTCGTATAGTGAGTGATGGACTATACAGAGCCGCTgatatttttctcaaa GTTCATCCAAATATTAAGGACTCCGAACGCTACCGCCTATGCAAAACAATAGACTGCCAGAAACTATCGCAAGAAGCATGCAGCCACGCGGCACAAAATGAGAGGCTACCGGTTCAGATGGCAGTCCAAGTGCTGTACTTTGAGCAAATCAGGCTTCGAAATGCAATGAGCGGGGGCCATAACCAGTTCTTCTTCGGTGCAATCAATGGTCAATTCCCTCAACGTTCAAGCAGTGGCGCAGGGAGCGGAGCCATTTCGCCTAGAGACAATTACGCGTCAGTGAGAAGAGAGAACCGGGAGCTGAAGCTTGAAGTTGCAAGGATGAGAATGAGGCTGACCGACTTGGAAAAGGACCACGTGTCCATGAAACAGGAGCTAGTAAGATCACATCCTGCTAACAAGCTGTTCAAATCACTCGCCAAAAAGTTAAGCAAGCTGAATGCACTGTTCAGGATCAATGGGATTAAGCCAATAGGGGGCAAGGCTAGTTCAGAAAATCGGTTTGTGTTTCAGAAGCGATGGCGCCACTCAGTGTCGTGA
- the LOC102609300 gene encoding BTB/POZ domain-containing protein At1g03010 isoform X3, with the protein MTEDFAEKNLEARAEAYLKEMVFPNTSNSISVLKCCESLLPLSEEISLVNRLINAIANNACKEQLTSGLLKLDHTFPAKTAQNIEPETPSDWWGKSLAVLNLDFFQRVLSAVKSKGLKQDMISKILINYAHNSLQGLVVRDPQLVKGSLLDLELQKKQRVIVEAIVGLLPTQSRKSPVPMAFLSSLLKTAIAASATTSCRSDLERRIGLQLDQAILEDILIPANSHGSNHSTLYDTDSILRIFSIFLNLDEDDDEDSHMRDESEMIYDFDSPGSPKQSSILKVSKLLDNFLAEVALDSNLMPSKFIALAELLPDHARIVSDGLYRAADIFLKVHPNIKDSERYRLCKTIDCQKLSQEACSHAAQNERLPVQMAVQVLYFEQIRLRNAMSGGHNQFFFGAINGQFPQRSSSGAGSGAISPRDNYASVRRENRELKLEVARMRMRLTDLEKDHVSMKQELVRSHPANKLFKSLAKKLSKLNALFRINGIKPIGGKASSENRFVFQKRWRHSVS; encoded by the exons ATGACAGAAGACTTCGCGGAGAAAAACCTAGAGGCTCGAGCTGAAGCTTATCTAAAGGAGATGGTGTTCCCTAATACATCAAACTCAATATCCGTTCTCAAATGTTGCGAAAGCCTCTTGCCTCTGTCTGAAGAGATTAGCCTAGTTAACAGGCTTATCAATGCAATTGCAAATAATGCTTGCAAAGAGCAGCTCACCTCTGGCTTGTTAAAGCTAGACCATACCTTCCCAGCAAAAACTGCACAAAATATTGAGCCAGAAACACCTTCGGATTGGTGGGGAAAGTCTCTTGCAGTGCTGAATCTTGATTTCTTCCAACGAGTTCTATCTGCTGTAAAATCAAAGGGTCTAAAACAGGACATGATCagcaaaattttgataaactATGCACATAATTCTCTTCAAGGTCTTGTTGTCAGAGACCCTCAATTGGTGAAGGGAAGTCTCTTGGATTTGGAGTTGCAGAAGAAACAGAGGGTCATTGTTGAAGCTATAGTTGGGTTACTACCAACACAGTCAAGGAAGAGTCCAGTCCCAATGGCATTTCTTTCCAGTTTGTTAAAAACCGCAATAGCAGCATCAGCAACCACTTCTTGCAGATCTGATCTAGAGAGGCGTATTGGTCTTCAGCTGGACCAGGCAATTCTTGAAGACATCCTCATACCGGCAAACTCACACGGGAGCAACCACAGCACACTGTATGATACAGATTCAATCTTAAGGATCTTCTCAATATTCTTGAACTTAGATGAGGATGACGATGAGGATAGTCACATGAGAGATGAAAGTGAAATGATTTATGATTTTGACAGCCCTGGATCTCCCAAGCAAAGTTCAATTCTGAAGGTATCAAAGTTGTTGGACAATTTTCTAGCGGAAGTTGCACTAGACTCAAACTTAATGCCATCAAAGTTCATAGCGCTGGCCGAATTACTTCCAGACCACGCTCGTATAGTGAGTGATGGACTATACAGAGCCGCTgatatttttctcaaa GTTCATCCAAATATTAAGGACTCCGAACGCTACCGCCTATGCAAAACAATAGACTGCCAGAAACTATCGCAAGAAGCATGCAGCCACGCGGCACAAAATGAGAGGCTACCGGTTCAGATGGCAGTCCAAGTGCTGTACTTTGAGCAAATCAGGCTTCGAAATGCAATGAGCGGGGGCCATAACCAGTTCTTCTTCGGTGCAATCAATGGTCAATTCCCTCAACGTTCAAGCAGTGGCGCAGGGAGCGGAGCCATTTCGCCTAGAGACAATTACGCGTCAGTGAGAAGAGAGAACCGGGAGCTGAAGCTTGAAGTTGCAAGGATGAGAATGAGGCTGACCGACTTGGAAAAGGACCACGTGTCCATGAAACAGGAGCTAGTAAGATCACATCCTGCTAACAAGCTGTTCAAATCACTCGCCAAAAAGTTAAGCAAGCTGAATGCACTGTTCAGGATCAATGGGATTAAGCCAATAGGGGGCAAGGCTAGTTCAGAAAATCGGTTTGTGTTTCAGAAGCGATGGCGCCACTCAGTGTCGTGA
- the LOC102607358 gene encoding monothiol glutaredoxin-S9 → MDKVTRLASEKGVVIFSKSSCCLCYAVNILFQELGVHPMVYEIDQDPEGKEMEKALMRMGCNAPVPAVFISGQLVGSTNEVMSLHLSGNLIPLLKPYQPFS, encoded by the coding sequence ATGGACAAGGTGACAAGGTTGGCCTCAGAGAAAGGAGTAGTAATATTCAGCAAGAGCTCGTGTTGCCTCTGCTATGCAGTCAACATTCTATTTCAGGAACTTGGTGTCCACCCTATGGTTTATGAGATTGACCAAGATCCTGAAGGCAAGGAAATGGAGAAAGCTCTGATGAGGATGGGTTGTAACGCGCCCGTTCCAGCAGTGTTCATTTCTGGACAGCTTGTGGGATCCACCAATGAAGTCATGTCTCTCCATCTAAGTGGCAATCTGATTCCGCTGCTGAAGCCTTACCAGCCTTTCTCTTAA
- the LOC102607950 gene encoding OVARIAN TUMOR DOMAIN-containing deubiquitinating enzyme 5 isoform X2, translating into MADTQEIEETPSEAHSGDASQKKQETRDEMLSRHRKEISQLQNKETELKKAAAKGSKAEQKAKKKQVEEEISRLSAKLREKHAKELASLGYSSSNGNEKSNLDNLVKAVAGVTVISQHDQAKPSKGTKRREKRAQQEAAREQRIQEEQSNIVSDRTVEDEKLEKKLGPLGLTVNDIKPDGHCLYRAVEDQLAHLSGGASPYNFQQLRQMVAAYMRDHSSDFLPFYLSENMIGEESAQSQVERFENYCKEVESTAAWGGELELRALTHCLRKHIMIYSGSFPDVEMGKEYSNGGSDSSGSSIILSYHRHAFGLGEHYNSVIPI; encoded by the exons ATGGCAGACACTCAAGAAATAGAGGAGACACCATCTGAAGCCCACTCTGGTGATGCATCTCAAAAGAAGCAGGAAACTCGTGATGAAATGCTTTCTAGGCACAg GAAAGAAATTTCTCAGCTGCAGAACAAGGAAACTGAACTGAAAAAGGCAGCAGCCAAGGGTAGCAAGGCTGAACAGAAAGCAAAGAAGAAGCAGGTGGAGGAGGAGATATCTCGACTCTCTGCAAAGCTTAGGGAAAAACATGCTAAAGAACTTGCTTCATTAGGCTATAGCAGTAGTAATGGAAATGAGAAAAGCAATCTTGACAATTTGGTGAAGGCAGTAGCTGGGGTTACAGTCATCAGCCAACATGACCAGGCTAAGCCAAGCAAGGGTACAAAGAGGCGAGAGAAAAGAGCTCAACAGGAAGCAGCAAGGGAGCAGAGAATTCAAGAAGAGCAGAGCAACATTGTCAGTGACCGAACAGTGGAAGATGAGAAATTGGAGAAAAAGCTTGGACCCCTGGGATTGACTGTTAATGACATTAAGCCAGATGGGCACTGCCTCTATAGAGCTGTTGAGGATCAGCTGGCTCACCTGTCAGGAGGTGCTTCTCCTTATAATTTCCAACAGCTTCGACAAATGGTGGCTGCCTATATGAGAGATCATTCATCTGATTTCCTACCTTTTTATCTTTCTGAAAATATGATAGGTGAAGAGTCTGCTCAATCACAAGTAGAGAGATTTGAGAACTACTGTAAAGAAGTTGAGTCAACCGCAGCTTGGGGAGGGGAGCTTGAACTAAGAGCCTTAACTCATTGCCTGAGAAAGCATATCATGATATATTCAGGATCCTTCCCTGATGTGGAAATGGGAAAGGAGTATTCCAATGGTGGGTCTGATTCGTCTGGTTCAAGTATTATACTGTCATACCATAGACATGCATTTGGTCTTGGCGAGCACTATAATTCCGTCATCCCAATTTGA
- the LOC102608431 gene encoding monothiol glutaredoxin-S1, translated as METAVTRMVAERPVVIFSRSSCSMSHAIKALICSFGANPTVYELDEIPNGRQIERELVQLGCQPIVPAVFIGQQLVGGAKQVMSLQVTNQLSHLLIRAGAIWI; from the coding sequence ATGGAGACGGCGGTGACAAGGATGGTAGCAGAAAGGCCAGTGGTGATATTCAGCAGGAGCTCATGCTCGATGAGCCATGCCATAAAGGCACTGATCTGCAGCTTCGGGGCGAATCCAACGGTATACGAGCTAGATGAAATTCCAAATGGACGGCAGATAGAGAGGGAGCTGGTGCAGCTTGGGTGTCAACCGATTGTACCGGCAGTGTTCATTGGCCAGCAGCTTGTTGGTGGTGCCAAGCAGGTCATGAGCCTCCAAGTTACCAACCAGCTCAGCCATTTGCTTATAAGGGCCGGAGCCATTTGGATTTGA
- the LOC102609300 gene encoding BTB/POZ domain-containing protein At1g03010 isoform X1, which produces MGVVTVGELKPSISGKRSFRPSSSIRHATEWPISDVSSDLTIEVGASSFALHKFPLVSRSGRIRKLLLEAKDSKVSRVNLSAVPGGAEAFELAAKFCYGINVELTLSNVATIRCVAHFLEMTEDFAEKNLEARAEAYLKEMVFPNTSNSISVLKCCESLLPLSEEISLVNRLINAIANNACKEQLTSGLLKLDHTFPAKTAQNIEPETPSDWWGKSLAVLNLDFFQRVLSAVKSKGLKQDMISKILINYAHNSLQGLVVRDPQLVKGSLLDLELQKKQRVIVEAIVGLLPTQSRKSPVPMAFLSSLLKTAIAASATTSCRSDLERRIGLQLDQAILEDILIPANSHGSNHSTLYDTDSILRIFSIFLNLDEDDDEDSHMRDESEMIYDFDSPGSPKQSSILKVSKLLDNFLAEVALDSNLMPSKFIALAELLPDHARIVSDGLYRAADIFLKVHPNIKDSERYRLCKTIDCQKLSQEACSHAAQNERLPVQMAVQVLYFEQIRLRNAMSGGHNQFFFGAINGQFPQRSSSGAGSGAISPRDNYASVRRENRELKLEVARMRMRLTDLEKDHVSMKQELVRSHPANKLFKSLAKKLSKLNALFRINGIKPIGGKASSENRFVFQKRWRHSVS; this is translated from the exons ATGGGTGTTGTCACCGTTGGTGAATTGAAGCCAAGTATTTCTGGGAAGAGATCTTTTCGTCCGAGTTCTAGCATAAGGCATGCCACTGAATG GCCAATTTCTGATGTCTCTAGTGACCTTACCATCGAAGTAGGAGCATCGAGCTTTGCACTTCACAAG TTTCCACTAGTGTCACGAAGTGGAAGAATTAGGAAATTGTTGCTTGAAGCAAAAGATTCAAAAGTTTCACGAGTTAATCTCTCAGCTGTTCCGGGCGGAGCAGAGGCATTCGAGCTTGCTGCGAAGTTCTGTTATGGAATAAATGTCGAGCTTACACTGTCAAATGTTGCAACGATACGCTGTGTAGCCCATTTCCTTGAAATGACAGAAGACTTCGCGGAGAAAAACCTAGAGGCTCGAGCTGAAGCTTATCTAAAGGAGATGGTGTTCCCTAATACATCAAACTCAATATCCGTTCTCAAATGTTGCGAAAGCCTCTTGCCTCTGTCTGAAGAGATTAGCCTAGTTAACAGGCTTATCAATGCAATTGCAAATAATGCTTGCAAAGAGCAGCTCACCTCTGGCTTGTTAAAGCTAGACCATACCTTCCCAGCAAAAACTGCACAAAATATTGAGCCAGAAACACCTTCGGATTGGTGGGGAAAGTCTCTTGCAGTGCTGAATCTTGATTTCTTCCAACGAGTTCTATCTGCTGTAAAATCAAAGGGTCTAAAACAGGACATGATCagcaaaattttgataaactATGCACATAATTCTCTTCAAGGTCTTGTTGTCAGAGACCCTCAATTGGTGAAGGGAAGTCTCTTGGATTTGGAGTTGCAGAAGAAACAGAGGGTCATTGTTGAAGCTATAGTTGGGTTACTACCAACACAGTCAAGGAAGAGTCCAGTCCCAATGGCATTTCTTTCCAGTTTGTTAAAAACCGCAATAGCAGCATCAGCAACCACTTCTTGCAGATCTGATCTAGAGAGGCGTATTGGTCTTCAGCTGGACCAGGCAATTCTTGAAGACATCCTCATACCGGCAAACTCACACGGGAGCAACCACAGCACACTGTATGATACAGATTCAATCTTAAGGATCTTCTCAATATTCTTGAACTTAGATGAGGATGACGATGAGGATAGTCACATGAGAGATGAAAGTGAAATGATTTATGATTTTGACAGCCCTGGATCTCCCAAGCAAAGTTCAATTCTGAAGGTATCAAAGTTGTTGGACAATTTTCTAGCGGAAGTTGCACTAGACTCAAACTTAATGCCATCAAAGTTCATAGCGCTGGCCGAATTACTTCCAGACCACGCTCGTATAGTGAGTGATGGACTATACAGAGCCGCTgatatttttctcaaa GTTCATCCAAATATTAAGGACTCCGAACGCTACCGCCTATGCAAAACAATAGACTGCCAGAAACTATCGCAAGAAGCATGCAGCCACGCGGCACAAAATGAGAGGCTACCGGTTCAGATGGCAGTCCAAGTGCTGTACTTTGAGCAAATCAGGCTTCGAAATGCAATGAGCGGGGGCCATAACCAGTTCTTCTTCGGTGCAATCAATGGTCAATTCCCTCAACGTTCAAGCAGTGGCGCAGGGAGCGGAGCCATTTCGCCTAGAGACAATTACGCGTCAGTGAGAAGAGAGAACCGGGAGCTGAAGCTTGAAGTTGCAAGGATGAGAATGAGGCTGACCGACTTGGAAAAGGACCACGTGTCCATGAAACAGGAGCTAGTAAGATCACATCCTGCTAACAAGCTGTTCAAATCACTCGCCAAAAAGTTAAGCAAGCTGAATGCACTGTTCAGGATCAATGGGATTAAGCCAATAGGGGGCAAGGCTAGTTCAGAAAATCGGTTTGTGTTTCAGAAGCGATGGCGCCACTCAGTGTCGTGA
- the LOC102607653 gene encoding glutaredoxin-C11 has translation MDRVRDLASKKAAVIFTKSSCCMCHSIKTLFYELGASPAIHELDQDANGREIEWALRALGCNPSVPAVFIGGRYVGSAKDVISLHVDGSLKQMLIDARAIWF, from the coding sequence ATGGACAGAGTGAGAGATTTAGCATCAAAGAAGGCAGCCGTGATTTTCACCAAGAGCTCCTGCTGCATGTGCCACAGCATCAAGACACTTTTTTATGAGCTTGGTGCAAGCCCTGCAATTCATGAGCTTGATCAAGATGCCAATGGAAGGGAGATTGAGTGGGCTTTGCGAGCGTTAGGCTGTAATCCCTCAGTCCCGGCTGTGTTCATAGGAGGAAGATACGTAGGTTCAGCGAAAGATGTCATATCCCTCCATGTCGATGGATCCCTGAAGCAAATGCTCATAGATGCAAGGGCCATCTGGTTCTAG
- the LOC102608721 gene encoding monothiol glutaredoxin-S1, protein MDMVTRMVNEKPVVIFSKSECCICFSIQTLICGFGANPTVYELDQIPNGPQIERALQQLGCQPTVPAVFIGQRLVGGPNQVMSLHVQNELGPLLVRAGAIWLWKKK, encoded by the coding sequence ATGGACATGGTGACAAGAATGGTTAATGAAAAGCCAGTGGTGATCTTCAGCAAGAGCGAATGTTGCATATGCTTCAGCATTCAGACGCTCATATGCGGCTTTGGTGCAAACCCTACTGTTTATGAGCTTGATCAGATTCCAAACGGGCCGCAAATCGAAAGGGCATTGCAGCAGCTAGGGTGTCAACCGACAGTTCCAGCCGTGTTCATAGGGCAAAGACTCGTCGGCGGTCCAAATCAAGTCATGTCCCTTCACGTCCAGAACGAGCTAGGCCCGCTGCTCGTCAGAGCTGGAGCTATATGGctttggaagaaaaaataa
- the LOC102609011 gene encoding uncharacterized protein LOC102609011, producing the protein MPASLSRLANALPFSRLFRQLETEMETVVKVLQPGPLGIIEHKFSAEEVRQASATVERAVQNWLRNAYQEQGSEILKDYIDK; encoded by the exons ATGCCGGCATCGTTATCTCGGCTTGCCAATGCCTTGCCCTTTTCAAGACTCTtcag GCAGCTGGAGACAGAGATGGAAACTGTTGTTAAAGTACTGCAGCCTGGACCTCTAGGAATCATTGAACACAAGTTCTCAGCCGAGGAGGTAAGGCAAGCCAGTGCTACCGTTGAGAGAGCTGTTCAGAATTGGCTAAGAAATGCTTACCAAGAACAGGGGAGCGAAATCTTAAAGGATTATATAGACAAGTGA
- the LOC102607950 gene encoding OVARIAN TUMOR DOMAIN-containing deubiquitinating enzyme 5 isoform X1, giving the protein MYEISERGNFHMLGTQMADTQEIEETPSEAHSGDASQKKQETRDEMLSRHRKEISQLQNKETELKKAAAKGSKAEQKAKKKQVEEEISRLSAKLREKHAKELASLGYSSSNGNEKSNLDNLVKAVAGVTVISQHDQAKPSKGTKRREKRAQQEAAREQRIQEEQSNIVSDRTVEDEKLEKKLGPLGLTVNDIKPDGHCLYRAVEDQLAHLSGGASPYNFQQLRQMVAAYMRDHSSDFLPFYLSENMIGEESAQSQVERFENYCKEVESTAAWGGELELRALTHCLRKHIMIYSGSFPDVEMGKEYSNGGSDSSGSSIILSYHRHAFGLGEHYNSVIPI; this is encoded by the exons ATGTACGAAATATCCGAAAGAGGGAATTTTCATATGCTAG GGACTCAAATGGCAGACACTCAAGAAATAGAGGAGACACCATCTGAAGCCCACTCTGGTGATGCATCTCAAAAGAAGCAGGAAACTCGTGATGAAATGCTTTCTAGGCACAg GAAAGAAATTTCTCAGCTGCAGAACAAGGAAACTGAACTGAAAAAGGCAGCAGCCAAGGGTAGCAAGGCTGAACAGAAAGCAAAGAAGAAGCAGGTGGAGGAGGAGATATCTCGACTCTCTGCAAAGCTTAGGGAAAAACATGCTAAAGAACTTGCTTCATTAGGCTATAGCAGTAGTAATGGAAATGAGAAAAGCAATCTTGACAATTTGGTGAAGGCAGTAGCTGGGGTTACAGTCATCAGCCAACATGACCAGGCTAAGCCAAGCAAGGGTACAAAGAGGCGAGAGAAAAGAGCTCAACAGGAAGCAGCAAGGGAGCAGAGAATTCAAGAAGAGCAGAGCAACATTGTCAGTGACCGAACAGTGGAAGATGAGAAATTGGAGAAAAAGCTTGGACCCCTGGGATTGACTGTTAATGACATTAAGCCAGATGGGCACTGCCTCTATAGAGCTGTTGAGGATCAGCTGGCTCACCTGTCAGGAGGTGCTTCTCCTTATAATTTCCAACAGCTTCGACAAATGGTGGCTGCCTATATGAGAGATCATTCATCTGATTTCCTACCTTTTTATCTTTCTGAAAATATGATAGGTGAAGAGTCTGCTCAATCACAAGTAGAGAGATTTGAGAACTACTGTAAAGAAGTTGAGTCAACCGCAGCTTGGGGAGGGGAGCTTGAACTAAGAGCCTTAACTCATTGCCTGAGAAAGCATATCATGATATATTCAGGATCCTTCCCTGATGTGGAAATGGGAAAGGAGTATTCCAATGGTGGGTCTGATTCGTCTGGTTCAAGTATTATACTGTCATACCATAGACATGCATTTGGTCTTGGCGAGCACTATAATTCCGTCATCCCAATTTGA